The stretch of DNA taattagtgttatttttaacacaaagGAAAATAACTAGtacttcaaattaaaaactagccgctaggcagagttAATAAAAATGTAGAAGAGTTCCAAACTCTATTAAAACCATTGTCAGAGTTTTGAGTCAAGCCCGTTGCCAACGCATCatacttttttacaaaattatgcaAGGTTGTCAGAAGTTATTTGGAATTTGGCATGGCATTGTCATCACAAAAATCTTTTCtacatttatttatgttaaaaaatcATTACTTTCCACGAGTTGTTGGCTTACCAAAgacctccaaatctatgaatttGTATGAAAACCTTTGGATACAACCAGAAATTTACAGCTTAGCATGATTGATCGACATAAAATTCCTAGCTAAATGGAAACTTAAACACGTGATGTATGCATGTAAAGGTTTTACTCCATTGCTATTGCTAGCTGCATGCacagattaatttatttgcgaatgtgttcatccgcaAATAAATTAGTCCATGAGTATGCAGGAAAACACAACTTTGTtgaaatttaactccgcgaataatttaatcctgtagggtatgCTATCCAAACTATAATTACATCacgtaaaaaattataaatatgtacactgacacttacatttatattacGTTACCAAAGATTTAACCAATGATGTAACCAATGATGTAATCAATGATGTAACCAATGATGTAACCAATGATCATCATCTGGTCTGTAGCTTGACAACTACATAAAAATGCTGATATGTAAGCCTTGTAATTTATTGTATGATAATTTATGTATGACAAATTGTACGTACATGTATCATAAAGGCTGTTTgacttttcaaaattttgattgCTAATTTGAGTCAACTCAGTTTTTGTGTGAGATAAAACATTTAAAGTATCAACAGCTTCAATATCTGAAAGAcacgatttgtttagcttaagCCACACATTTTTTTATGCAATTAATCACAAAAATTGAGTCGAGTTTTTCAGTTTCATTCTATCATGGACATAAATCACGCACACCTCTAGGTCTATAGAAATTTAAATAACATTATGTGACCCGTGGATCTGTATGAATTCACTGAAGCATGCTGAAGCACTTAATTCACTAACACTTCAACACGTCAggcatatgtatgcatatagtTATGAAATCGTGATTCATCGATACAGCTGCACTGAAAATTAGTCTCTGTGTGAATCATTTGTGAACTTTGTAGTTTAGGGAAAAAACTTATTCCCAACTAGCGTGTTCTCAGTAACCAATAAGTTTCCACACCCTAAAAGTTGTTTGCTCCTTATTATCAGCTAAAGAGCTCTTTAAGGAATTTTTTAAGTCTTTGCTATTTTTTAACACTATTGcagttatttataatttatgaaaatattcttATTGTGCATTTGGCAATAAAAACATAACAAAGACTAAAGTTATCACCAAAAAGATTATTGTCACTAGTTTTGAATTGCTTTTAGAGCACTCAACcactttttatgtttattttcatACTTTTGTCTATTTAATAGTGTGTTTTTGTAATCCTAGTAGTTTCCTAGAGATCTGTatcttacacaaaacttttcaCAAAGTTACACAAGCTCTTACAcaaagttttttcatttttatagaaaTGTTATGGCTGATATTTTGAATCAACATTTACTACTCTTGTGTAAAATAGATATCATGAACCTAAAAATTCCCTGTTTATTCAAATGTTTTTTACTATTGAAAACTATTGTAACATTAAATCAAAGGCAAAGTTAATCCTCAAAGTGTAGTCTTTTACCTATAGCTTGCAGATGGAAAGACATAATTGAGTATTAAGTAAACAGAAACTACCGTAATTTACTGAACATCtacttttcaaatttttatttcttctacaaagttttagtatttAGCTTTGGTATTACATGTATGAGTATTAATTGCATTCAGAGCTGTCTTGCATTACACCTCTAGGTATCAAATGAGAACTAAAagttaaaaccttttttcaaGCATTCACATCAACGAAGCTATAAATTATGTTGGAATACAGACAAAAACTTTACCTAACATCTATTTTCACGCCTTCATCAACACTCAGAGGCAATATAATTATTTCAGCAGTTTTCACTTTACCCAATAAAAAAGATTGAATGTTTCACTTTCAACATTGATAAGATCAATGTTACATAAGAAAAAAATGTCCATTATTGATTATAGCTTAGTACATACTGttattatttacatttatgtacaaaatattcatattataataaataaatatataaactgtatatagtGCAGAGGTAAACTTTTTATCAACACTACAATATTCAAACATTTAGGCTACGACTATGTAATAAATCTTTGTTGCCAAAACCTAATTATATGTTCAACTATGACATTGTTAAAAAGTGATTGAAAGTAGAATGCATTATCTCGTTcgataaaacaacaatattatTTGCCTTTGCTGTTGTTCAATCTTCTGTTTGACACTCCAAAAAGCTACTAAATTATCTTCCAGCTAGTTAGTAGCTTCTATACTGCTTCATTTATTTCTGTTAGCTAGCCTCTGTAGAACTAAATCCTTATTTCTCCATTTTTAGAAAGAGTAAAGTAATTATGAATAAAAACTTGAGCTGCTTGATGGAATCATTGTAAATCGCTTCTTTTGGGCCTCTCTGACTTTTCTGTAAATGTCGGACTCTTCCAGTGACTCCTTAATGTTTAGAGAACTCGGCCTAGTTGAACGGAGGTTGGGCAGAGCTTTTTGGTCTATTACACTGTCTCGCGGCACCAGTCTAAAAGGTTCAAAACAATGTGCATATATGTGTATAGCACTTTATAAAACAATCAAGAATGTTGATGCTAAAATCTGCATTAGAATATTAGATATGTTTCAACATATAAATAGTTTAGCAAGAAATTCATAGCTAATCAAACACCTTggaaaataaatttgcttttgAAAGCTGGCTTACTATAACTGAGGTATGATGCTTATTGGTATAAATAATTTCTACTTTTTCATTACGTTAAATGCCTATTGGCCTGCATAAACTGTATGACTTTTACAAACCTTATATGCATATGCCTTCTACAAGGTTACCAAAAATAATCGGTTCTAAAACTCAGTATGGTTTCTGAGAAACAGCTTTTTGAATACCAACCAAATGGGTACCGGacgaaaaatgaaaaaaagttaGTGCAGCTCTTGGCTTACTGTGAGTCGCTTCTAAGCTACTATTATGTAGTGATTAATAAGTATAGTCGACATCTGAGATTATGTTGGCAATCACAAGATCTTAGCTCATTCTAACATGATTAATAATAAGGGCTAATACTGGTGAGTCTCTCCAAAGAATCACTCATCGAAGGAATGATAACGCAACCAAACGGCTGTATCACAATATCTAGTCTTTACTACTTAAATTGGCCAGATTTGCCCAGGAAGCACATAATTATTTTGGCCTAGATTTAGAAAAGGATTTAGACAGAGTTCAATCGTTTTTTTAGTATATGCTATCAGCCATGCAAACTTACAAATTTAAGTTACAAACAAAACTTCCTCAAGCAGCTTATtttaaaaccttcacagtttCAGCCAACAAATTTATCTATACTTTACTGTATTTTCTGATTAATACATTTGTTTTTTGATGTTAGATAATAAGTAATTTCAAaacaatctacatgtacttactttgCTATTTTTCCATCttcaactgtaactttcaaatcaGCAAGCAAGAATTTACTTGATCGTTTTTTCTTCAACACGCCTATCGTACTTGATCTTCTCCTGCCGAGTGCCTTCTTTGGTGGTAACTTCTTTTTATGAACTGAAGATCTTGAGACTTGCTTTCTGCTCCAGTCCGTTCTTTTAAAACTTGCCGAGTTTTCATTGGTTAATACAGAGTCAgctttttcattattattgttattgttgttggTGAGTATTGGTTGACTTATATTGTCATAGTAGAACTCTCCATCACATATTTCTGTTTgtgtgtctttgtctgatataTTTCCCATGTCGTAGCACTTCACAGCAAGTCTACTCTTGGTAAGTTTGAGTTGTGTTATGGTATACTTCTTTTCTCTGATAGTATTATATACTTGCTGAACACACGCAATATCTGTGTTGTCGTCACACGCTGTGATAAATGAGCTATTTCAAAATGCTCTGAGGTTTAAGCTTCAGTGATGGATGGTTGACGTATTCAAAGCGTAGCACtctgaaaataaattattgtcgcAGTTTGTGTTTCAACAGATTTAAACGCACTAGGTGGATTTATGACTATTTTAGGTCACGCACGCACATTGGCTTGATAATTAAAAACACACTGGTTGGTTACAAATACTGTGCACTTCAACTTTGCTCGAAGCAATTTTGAGATTATTTAATTCTAGTTTAAGATGATTCAATCTGTACATTTTAAAAGTCACTCATCTCAAACTTTGAAATGATTTATCAGAGTGTATTgacatttttctatcttt from Watersipora subatra chromosome 2, tzWatSuba1.1, whole genome shotgun sequence encodes:
- the LOC137387696 gene encoding uncharacterized protein, encoding MGNISDKDTQTEICDGEFYYDNISQPILTNNNNNNNEKADSVLTNENSASFKRTDWSRKQVSRSSVHKKKLPPKKALGRRRSSTIGVLKKKRSSKFLLADLKVTVEDGKIAKLVPRDSVIDQKALPNLRSTRPSSLNIKESLEESDIYRKVREAQKKRFTMIPSSSSSFYS